A window from Thermococcus sp. 21S7 encodes these proteins:
- a CDS encoding DUF308 domain-containing protein, protein MDEVKKPSGAEGEKKPMTPDEYREETARKQVASLMAHWQWYLVLGIVLLVLGIVGLGILPFVTLASIAVFGVFLIIGGVILIAVALFTRGESGGTRIFQLVLAALYIIAGAAMLEEPLLSAQILTFILGGAYFIFGIVKVLMGFKTEGGGVVIFSGVIDFFIGVMILANWPEWSPWVIGLFVAIELMVAGASFVALSLGARSMKNKPEAQA, encoded by the coding sequence ATGGATGAAGTTAAGAAACCTTCCGGGGCCGAGGGTGAGAAGAAGCCGATGACCCCGGATGAGTACAGGGAGGAAACGGCCAGGAAGCAGGTGGCCAGCCTGATGGCGCACTGGCAGTGGTATCTGGTTCTGGGAATCGTCCTGCTCGTTCTCGGTATCGTCGGTCTCGGCATACTGCCGTTCGTGACCCTTGCCAGCATCGCGGTCTTTGGAGTTTTCCTCATAATCGGTGGTGTCATTCTGATAGCCGTTGCACTGTTCACCCGCGGTGAGAGCGGGGGGACGCGGATATTCCAGCTCGTGCTGGCGGCGCTCTACATAATAGCCGGAGCGGCAATGCTGGAGGAACCCCTCCTATCGGCCCAGATACTGACGTTCATACTGGGCGGCGCGTACTTCATCTTCGGTATCGTCAAGGTTCTCATGGGCTTCAAGACCGAAGGTGGGGGCGTGGTAATCTTCTCGGGCGTCATCGACTTCTTCATAGGGGTCATGATACTCGCCAACTGGCCCGAGTGGAGTCCGTGGGTCATAGGCCTCTTCGTGGCGATTGAGCTTATGGTCGCAGGTGCGAGCTTCGTAGCACTGTCCCTCGGGGCAAGGTCTATGAAGAACAAGCCCGAGGCCCAGGCATGA